One part of the Marinobacterium rhizophilum genome encodes these proteins:
- the argJ gene encoding bifunctional glutamate N-acetyltransferase/amino-acid acetyltransferase ArgJ, whose product MAVGPGTLPTLHPVKGMRIGIASAGIKKPGRRDLVVMELCEGATVAGVFTLNAFCAAPVQIAKRHLASAPRYLLTNTGNANAGTGAEGMQDATRCCEALAQLVEQPIERVLPFSTGVIGEKLPVDKIVQALPAALAALDENAWEEAASGIMTTDTRPKAASSQFEYAGKTVTLTGISKGAGMIMPNMATMLAYIGTDAAVAAPLLQRILGVAADKSFNRITIDGDTSTNDSCMLVATGQSGVVVDEQDADLLAQFTAAVESVLLELSHAIVRDGEGATKFVTVQVEGARTSAEALQTAYTIAHSPLVKTALFASDPNWGRILAAVGRAGIEGLDLEALKLYLDDVCIVENGGRSPGYTEAAGQGVMQQEEILIRVVLARGDASETVWTTDFSEEYVRINADYRS is encoded by the coding sequence ATGGCTGTAGGTCCCGGAACCTTACCCACGCTGCACCCTGTCAAGGGCATGCGTATTGGCATCGCTTCGGCGGGCATCAAGAAACCAGGCCGCAGGGACCTGGTCGTGATGGAGCTGTGCGAGGGCGCCACCGTTGCTGGCGTCTTTACCCTCAACGCGTTTTGCGCAGCGCCCGTGCAGATTGCCAAGCGTCACCTGGCGTCCGCGCCGCGATACCTGCTGACCAACACCGGCAACGCCAATGCCGGCACCGGTGCCGAGGGCATGCAGGATGCAACCCGCTGTTGCGAGGCGCTGGCACAGCTGGTGGAGCAACCGATCGAGCGCGTACTGCCGTTTTCCACCGGTGTTATCGGTGAGAAGCTGCCGGTCGACAAGATCGTGCAGGCCCTGCCGGCGGCACTGGCGGCACTGGATGAAAACGCCTGGGAAGAGGCCGCCAGTGGCATCATGACGACCGATACCCGTCCCAAGGCGGCGTCCAGTCAGTTCGAGTACGCTGGCAAAACCGTGACCCTGACGGGTATTTCCAAGGGTGCCGGCATGATCATGCCGAACATGGCGACCATGCTGGCCTATATCGGTACCGATGCCGCAGTGGCCGCACCGCTGCTGCAGCGCATTCTGGGCGTGGCCGCGGACAAGTCGTTCAACCGCATCACCATTGATGGCGATACCTCGACCAACGACAGCTGCATGCTGGTCGCGACCGGCCAGAGCGGTGTTGTGGTCGATGAGCAGGATGCGGATCTGCTGGCGCAGTTCACGGCGGCGGTGGAGTCGGTACTGCTGGAACTGTCCCACGCCATCGTACGCGATGGCGAAGGCGCGACCAAGTTTGTCACCGTCCAGGTGGAGGGCGCGCGTACGTCCGCCGAAGCGTTGCAGACCGCCTATACCATCGCCCACTCGCCGCTGGTCAAAACGGCGCTCTTTGCCAGCGATCCGAACTGGGGCCGCATCCTCGCGGCAGTTGGCCGTGCGGGTATCGAGGGGCTCGACCTGGAGGCGCTGAAACTGTATCTGGATGATGTCTGCATTGTCGAAAACGGTGGCCGCTCGCCAGGTTATACCGAGGCTGCGGGCCAGGGTGTCATGCAGCAGGAAGAGATCCTGATCCGCGTGGTACTGGCCCGCGGTGATGCCAGCGAAACCGTCTGGACCACGGACTTCTCCGAAGAGTACGTGCGCATTAACGCGGATTACCGCAGCTAA
- the secA gene encoding preprotein translocase subunit SecA has translation MLTSLLKKVFGSKNDRELKRMGKIVEQVNAFEPEMEPLSDEDLRGLTVTFRQRLDQGESLEQVLPQAFAVVREVSKRTLGLRHFDVQMVGGIALHEGKVAEMRTGEGKTLVATLAVYLNALSGKGVHVVTVNDYLARRDADWMRPLYEGLGLSVGVVLSGQDQQVKRDAYASDITYGTNNEFGFDYLRDNMAFSLADKVQRDFNFAVVDEVDSILIDEARTPLIISGPAEDSSAMYRKINTLIPELKRFEGEIDPKDDTQVISEHFAVDEKNRTVELTEAGHQRVEEILVSNNLLGEGESLYAPGNLSLLHHVLAALRAHNLFQRDIDYIVQDNQVVIVDEHTGRIMPGRRWSEGLHQAVEAKEGVQVQLESQTLASTTFQNYFRLYDKLAGMTGTADTEAFELNQIYGLDVVVIPTNRAVSRVDQNDIVFLTMEEKYEAIIEEIKSCQEKGQPVLVGTASIESSELISTLLNKQSLKHSVLNAKNHAMEAGIIADAGRPGAVTIATNMAGRGTDIMLGGKLDVEIAALENPTDAQLAAVKSAWQARHNQVVEAGGLHILGTERHESRRIDNQLRGRAGRQGDPGSSRFFLSLEDDLMRIFASERVRQFMQALGMERGEAIEHKMVSNAIEKAQRKVEGRNFDIRKSLLEYDDVANDQRSVIYRQRNELMASDDISDIVAEVRAEVVDGAISEYIAPQSLAEQWDVEGLEKSLQSEFAIALPLQQWLDEDDGLHEEGLREKIINAINESYRQKEALVGAEGMRTFEKQVMLQVLDTLWKEHLQTMDQLRQGIHLRGYAQKNPKQEYKREAFQLFQELLDHIKRDLVKVLSHVQVRQPEEVEVVEQQRREQAQRQQMNYQHDASSAMQEEPQPQGAETAAREQDEAQVETFVRDAPKVGRNDPCPCGSGKKFKQCHGQLS, from the coding sequence ATGCTGACATCACTATTGAAGAAGGTTTTCGGGAGCAAGAACGACCGGGAACTCAAGCGCATGGGCAAGATCGTCGAACAGGTCAACGCGTTTGAGCCCGAAATGGAACCGCTCAGTGACGAGGACCTGCGTGGGCTGACCGTCACTTTTCGCCAGCGCCTCGATCAGGGCGAAAGTCTGGAACAGGTGCTGCCCCAGGCCTTTGCGGTCGTGCGTGAAGTGTCGAAGCGTACCCTGGGCCTGCGTCACTTCGATGTGCAGATGGTTGGCGGTATTGCCCTGCATGAGGGCAAGGTGGCCGAAATGCGCACCGGTGAGGGCAAGACGCTGGTGGCAACGCTCGCGGTCTACCTCAACGCGCTCAGCGGCAAGGGCGTGCACGTGGTCACGGTCAACGACTACCTGGCACGCCGCGACGCCGACTGGATGCGCCCGCTCTATGAAGGTCTGGGGTTGAGTGTCGGTGTGGTGCTGTCGGGGCAGGATCAGCAGGTCAAGCGTGATGCCTATGCCAGCGATATTACCTACGGCACCAACAACGAATTCGGTTTCGACTATCTGCGCGACAACATGGCCTTCAGCCTGGCCGACAAGGTGCAGCGTGACTTCAACTTCGCCGTGGTCGATGAGGTCGACTCCATCCTGATCGACGAGGCCCGTACACCGCTGATCATCTCCGGCCCCGCCGAAGACAGCTCGGCGATGTACCGCAAGATCAATACCCTGATTCCCGAGCTCAAGCGCTTTGAAGGCGAGATCGACCCCAAGGACGATACCCAGGTTATCAGCGAGCATTTTGCCGTTGACGAGAAAAACCGCACCGTTGAGCTGACCGAAGCCGGTCATCAGCGGGTCGAGGAAATTCTGGTCAGCAACAATTTGCTGGGCGAGGGCGAAAGCCTGTATGCGCCGGGTAACCTGAGCCTGCTGCACCACGTGCTGGCAGCCCTGCGGGCGCACAACCTGTTCCAGCGCGATATCGACTACATCGTGCAGGACAACCAGGTGGTCATCGTCGACGAGCACACTGGCCGCATCATGCCGGGGCGCCGCTGGTCCGAGGGGCTGCACCAGGCGGTGGAAGCCAAGGAAGGGGTTCAGGTTCAGCTCGAAAGCCAGACCCTGGCCTCCACCACCTTCCAGAACTACTTCCGTCTGTACGACAAGCTCGCCGGCATGACCGGTACCGCCGATACCGAAGCCTTCGAGCTGAACCAGATCTACGGCCTCGATGTGGTGGTGATCCCGACCAACCGCGCCGTCTCCCGCGTGGATCAGAACGATATCGTCTTCCTCACCATGGAAGAGAAGTACGAAGCCATTATCGAGGAAATCAAGTCGTGCCAGGAAAAGGGTCAGCCCGTGCTGGTGGGTACGGCATCGATCGAGTCGTCCGAGCTGATATCGACCCTGCTCAACAAGCAGAGCCTCAAGCACAGCGTACTTAACGCCAAGAACCACGCCATGGAAGCCGGCATCATTGCTGACGCCGGGCGTCCCGGTGCGGTGACCATCGCCACCAACATGGCCGGTCGTGGTACCGACATCATGCTCGGTGGCAAGCTGGACGTGGAAATCGCGGCGCTGGAAAACCCGACGGATGCGCAGCTGGCGGCGGTAAAGTCGGCCTGGCAGGCGCGCCACAACCAGGTGGTCGAGGCCGGTGGCCTGCACATCCTGGGTACCGAACGTCACGAATCCCGTCGCATCGACAATCAGCTGCGTGGCCGTGCCGGTCGCCAGGGTGACCCGGGCTCCTCCCGTTTCTTCCTGTCTTTGGAAGATGACCTGATGCGCATCTTTGCCTCCGAGCGCGTGCGCCAGTTCATGCAGGCGCTGGGCATGGAACGGGGTGAGGCGATCGAGCACAAGATGGTCAGCAACGCCATCGAGAAGGCTCAGCGCAAGGTGGAAGGCCGCAACTTCGATATCCGCAAATCCCTGCTGGAATACGATGATGTCGCCAACGATCAGCGCAGCGTGATCTACCGTCAGCGCAACGAACTGATGGCCAGCGATGATATCTCCGATATCGTGGCCGAGGTGCGGGCCGAGGTGGTGGATGGCGCTATCAGTGAATACATAGCGCCGCAAAGCCTGGCGGAGCAGTGGGATGTCGAGGGGCTGGAGAAATCCCTGCAAAGCGAGTTTGCCATAGCGCTGCCGCTGCAGCAGTGGCTGGACGAAGACGACGGCCTGCATGAAGAGGGTCTGCGCGAGAAAATCATTAACGCGATCAACGAAAGCTACCGTCAGAAGGAAGCGTTGGTGGGCGCCGAGGGCATGCGCACCTTCGAGAAGCAGGTCATGCTGCAGGTGCTGGATACGCTCTGGAAAGAACACCTGCAAACCATGGACCAGCTGCGCCAGGGCATTCACCTGCGCGGCTATGCACAGAAAAACCCGAAGCAGGAATACAAGCGCGAGGCTTTCCAGCTGTTTCAGGAGCTGCTTGATCATATCAAGCGCGATCTGGTCAAGGTGCTGAGCCACGTGCAGGTACGCCAGCCCGAGGAAGTGGAAGTGGTTGAACAGCAGCGCCGCGAGCAGGCGCAGCGCCAGCAGATGAACTACCAGCATGACGCCAGCAGTGCCATGCAGGAAGAGCCGCAGCCGCAGGGTGCTGAAACTGCAGCCCGGGAGCAGGATGAAGCCCAGGTCGAGACCTTCGTGCGCGATGCCCCCAAGGTTGGGCGCAATGATCCCTGCCCCTGTGGTTCGGGCAAGAAATTCAAGCAGTGTCACGGTCAGTTGAGCTAA
- the lpxC gene encoding UDP-3-O-acyl-N-acetylglucosamine deacetylase — protein sequence MIRQRTLKNSIKATGIGLHTGEKVYLTLRPAPADSGIRFRRVDLEPAVEIQARADLVVDTTLSSNLSQNGARVATVEHLMSALAGLGIDNAWVELSAEEVPIMDGSAAPFVFLIQSAGILEQDAPKQFIRITREVSFSADDKVATFRPFDGFKVGFTIEFDHPAFSDRNMEACLDFSSTSFVREVSRARTFGFMRDIEYLRSKNLALGGSFDNAIVVDEHRILNTEGLRYDDEFVKHKILDAVGDLYLAGKSLIGEFVGHKSGHYLNNMLVRKLLETPDAWEIVTFEDDSVQAPIAYAKAARAV from the coding sequence ATGATCAGACAGCGTACTTTGAAGAACAGCATCAAGGCGACGGGGATCGGGCTGCACACCGGGGAAAAGGTGTACCTGACGCTCAGGCCTGCGCCGGCCGACTCCGGTATTCGCTTTCGCCGCGTCGACCTGGAGCCTGCGGTGGAAATTCAGGCCCGGGCGGACCTGGTGGTGGATACCACGCTGTCGAGCAACCTGTCGCAAAACGGTGCCCGGGTGGCGACGGTGGAACATCTGATGTCGGCCCTGGCGGGCCTGGGTATCGACAACGCCTGGGTGGAGCTGAGTGCCGAAGAAGTGCCGATCATGGATGGCAGCGCCGCGCCCTTTGTGTTCCTGATCCAGTCCGCCGGTATCCTGGAACAGGATGCGCCCAAGCAGTTTATCCGCATCACGCGCGAGGTCAGTTTTAGCGCCGACGACAAGGTGGCGACCTTCAGGCCGTTTGACGGCTTCAAGGTGGGCTTTACCATCGAGTTCGATCATCCGGCGTTCAGTGATCGCAATATGGAAGCCTGCCTGGATTTCTCCAGCACCAGCTTCGTGCGTGAAGTGAGCCGGGCCCGGACCTTCGGTTTCATGCGTGATATCGAGTACCTGCGCTCGAAGAACCTGGCGCTGGGCGGCAGTTTTGACAATGCCATCGTGGTCGATGAACACCGTATTCTGAACACCGAAGGCCTGCGCTACGACGACGAATTCGTCAAGCACAAGATTCTGGACGCGGTGGGCGATCTCTACCTGGCGGGCAAGAGCCTGATCGGTGAGTTTGTCGGGCACAAGTCGGGGCATTACCTGAACAACATGCTGGTGCGCAAGCTGCTGGAAACCCCGGATGCCTGGGAGATCGTCACCTTCGAGGATGATAGTGTCCAGGCGCCGATCGCCTACGCCAAGGCGGCCCGGGCCGTTTGA
- the ftsZ gene encoding cell division protein FtsZ, translating into MFELLDNVPQSAIIKVVGVGGGGGNAVHHMLSSDVDGVEFICANTDAQALSNSASRSVLQIGNELTKGLGAGANPDVGRQAAIEDRERICEMIRGADMVFITAGMGGGTGTGAAPIVAEVARELGILTVAVVTKPFPFEGRKRMKIAEEGIRELRECVDSLIIIPNEKLMQVLGRNCSLLNAFNTANDVLKGAVQGIADLITRPGMINVDFADVRTVMSEMGMAMMGTGIARGEDRATLAAEAAIKSPLLEDVDLKGASGILVNITAGLDLSLGEFTEVGNIVEEYASDNATIVVGTVIDPEMTDDLKVTVVATGLDKRPEEIRVVSSNSNYKPDGGLNMQEIELPTVLRRKRQEAMLDEPVAPADAESPRASLRQGGNNPQGEYGALDIPTFLRRQAD; encoded by the coding sequence ATGTTTGAATTACTTGATAACGTACCACAAAGCGCAATAATCAAGGTCGTCGGCGTGGGCGGTGGCGGCGGCAATGCTGTGCACCACATGCTGAGCAGTGACGTTGATGGCGTTGAATTTATCTGTGCCAATACCGATGCCCAGGCGCTGAGCAACTCCGCTTCGCGTTCTGTGCTGCAGATTGGCAATGAACTCACCAAGGGCCTGGGCGCCGGGGCGAACCCGGACGTGGGTCGCCAGGCGGCGATCGAAGACCGCGAGCGCATTTGCGAGATGATCCGTGGTGCCGATATGGTGTTCATCACCGCCGGCATGGGCGGTGGCACCGGCACCGGGGCGGCACCGATCGTGGCGGAAGTGGCGCGCGAGCTGGGGATCCTGACGGTGGCGGTGGTGACCAAGCCATTCCCGTTCGAAGGTCGCAAACGCATGAAAATTGCGGAAGAGGGCATTCGTGAACTGCGCGAGTGCGTTGACTCCCTGATTATCATTCCCAACGAAAAGCTGATGCAGGTGCTGGGTCGCAACTGCAGCCTGCTGAATGCCTTCAACACGGCAAACGATGTGCTCAAGGGCGCCGTGCAGGGTATTGCCGATCTGATCACCCGCCCGGGCATGATCAACGTCGACTTCGCGGACGTGCGTACCGTGATGTCCGAAATGGGCATGGCGATGATGGGCACCGGTATTGCCCGCGGTGAAGACCGTGCAACGCTGGCGGCGGAAGCGGCCATCAAGAGCCCGCTGCTGGAAGATGTGGATCTCAAGGGTGCCAGCGGCATTCTGGTCAACATCACCGCCGGTCTGGACCTGAGCCTGGGCGAGTTTACCGAAGTGGGCAATATCGTCGAGGAGTACGCCTCCGATAACGCCACTATCGTGGTGGGCACCGTTATCGACCCGGAGATGACCGATGATCTCAAGGTGACCGTGGTTGCGACCGGACTGGACAAGCGCCCGGAAGAAATCCGCGTTGTCAGCAGCAACAGCAACTACAAGCCCGATGGCGGCCTGAACATGCAGGAGATCGAGTTGCCGACCGTTCTGCGTCGCAAGCGCCAGGAAGCCATGCTGGATGAGCCGGTTGCACCGGCGGATGCGGAGTCGCCGCGGGCGTCCCTGCGCCAGGGTGGGAATAACCCCCAGGGCGAATATGGCGCACTGGATATCCCGACCTTCCTGCGCCGTCAGGCGGACTGA
- the ftsA gene encoding cell division protein FtsA, which yields MSDSNMIVVLDIGTSKVVCLVGEVGPDGRIEIIGVGSQPSRGLKRGVVVNIESTVSSIQRAVEEAELMAGCKIHSVTVGIAGSHISSMNSHGIVAVKDREVTEHDLERVIDAARAVAIPADQKILHILPQEYLIDNQEGIREPLGMSGVRLEARVHLVSGAINAVQNIEKCIRRCGLEVDHVVLEQLASSYAVLTDDEKELGVCMVDIGGGTTDIAIFIGGSIRHTAVIPIAGDQVTNDIAMALRTPTPHAEQIKIKYACALAQLAGVNETIKVPSVGDRPARDLSRQALAEVVEPRYDELFSLIQAELRRSGFEDLVAAGLVMTGGSAKMEGAVELAEEIFHMPVRLAVPSGVFGMEDVLKNPIYATGTGLLHYARQEHQYQAPANHLPALSARSSMQELPRRNPVQMPALPSVGSVLGRMKTWFQGNF from the coding sequence ATGTCTGACAGCAACATGATCGTGGTGCTCGATATCGGCACCTCCAAGGTGGTTTGCCTGGTGGGCGAAGTTGGCCCGGACGGACGCATTGAAATTATCGGCGTCGGCTCCCAGCCGTCCCGCGGGCTCAAGCGTGGCGTGGTGGTGAACATTGAATCCACCGTCAGCTCGATTCAGCGGGCGGTGGAAGAGGCCGAGCTGATGGCCGGCTGCAAGATCCATTCGGTCACGGTGGGAATCGCCGGCAGTCATATCAGCAGCATGAACTCCCACGGCATCGTCGCGGTCAAGGACCGGGAAGTGACCGAGCATGACCTCGAGCGGGTGATCGATGCGGCGCGGGCGGTGGCCATCCCGGCGGACCAGAAAATCCTGCATATCCTGCCCCAGGAATACCTGATCGATAACCAGGAGGGCATCCGCGAGCCGCTGGGCATGTCCGGTGTGCGGCTGGAGGCCCGGGTACACCTGGTCAGCGGTGCCATCAACGCGGTGCAGAACATCGAGAAGTGCATTCGTCGCTGCGGCCTGGAAGTCGATCACGTGGTGCTCGAACAGCTGGCCTCGAGCTACGCGGTGCTGACCGACGACGAGAAGGAGCTGGGTGTCTGCATGGTGGATATCGGCGGCGGCACCACCGACATCGCCATCTTTATCGGCGGCTCCATCCGCCATACGGCGGTGATTCCGATCGCCGGTGACCAGGTTACCAACGACATCGCCATGGCGCTGCGCACACCGACGCCCCATGCCGAGCAGATCAAGATCAAGTACGCCTGCGCCCTGGCTCAGCTGGCGGGGGTAAACGAAACCATCAAGGTTCCGAGCGTGGGGGATCGCCCGGCGCGGGACCTGTCCCGCCAGGCCCTGGCCGAAGTCGTGGAGCCGCGCTACGACGAACTGTTTTCGCTGATTCAGGCCGAGCTGCGTCGCAGCGGCTTCGAGGACCTGGTGGCGGCCGGGCTCGTCATGACGGGCGGCAGCGCGAAGATGGAAGGCGCGGTGGAACTGGCCGAGGAAATCTTCCATATGCCGGTGCGCCTGGCGGTACCCAGCGGCGTGTTCGGCATGGAGGACGTGCTGAAAAATCCGATCTATGCCACCGGTACCGGCCTGTTGCACTATGCGCGCCAGGAACACCAGTACCAGGCACCGGCGAACCACTTGCCGGCACTGTCGGCGCGCAGTTCCATGCAGGAGCTGCCGCGGCGAAACCCGGTCCAGATGCCCGCACTGCCGAGTGTCGGGTCCGTGCTGGGCCGCATGAAAACATGGTTTCAGGGAAATTTCTGA
- a CDS encoding cell division protein FtsQ/DivIB, whose amino-acid sequence MAQGRRTSAVPVPDAAASGAGPAAGGSRGLVRLVLILLSLAIFAGLCSALVQQVWRWLDQPVTQVRVLGDARHLDKAELARRLAAGLNAPLLQLDLVRVREKLLDDPWVHGARIRRDWPPAIEVQIDEEVPVARWGDKGLLNHEGDIFWPQLKPEYESLPRLNGPASDTGRVMAQFHDLNRMFQGAGLKLRGLSLEARGAWTLELANGMRVVVGRERVTERLARFIQIYPQRLAEHAEQIEQVDIRYTNGVAVKWRPRPDTDEKAG is encoded by the coding sequence ATGGCACAGGGGCGACGGACATCGGCAGTGCCGGTGCCGGATGCCGCTGCGTCCGGAGCCGGGCCTGCAGCGGGCGGGTCCCGCGGGCTGGTCCGGCTGGTACTGATACTGCTGTCGCTGGCGATTTTCGCCGGGCTGTGCAGCGCCCTGGTCCAGCAGGTCTGGCGCTGGCTCGACCAGCCGGTCACCCAGGTGCGGGTGCTGGGCGATGCCCGCCACCTGGACAAGGCGGAGCTGGCCCGGCGGCTCGCGGCGGGGCTGAATGCGCCACTGCTGCAGCTGGACCTGGTGCGGGTGCGCGAGAAGTTGCTGGATGACCCCTGGGTACACGGGGCCAGGATCCGCCGTGACTGGCCGCCGGCGATCGAGGTACAGATTGACGAGGAAGTGCCGGTGGCACGCTGGGGCGACAAGGGGTTGCTGAATCACGAGGGCGACATCTTCTGGCCGCAGCTCAAGCCCGAGTACGAATCCCTGCCGCGGCTCAACGGGCCGGCCAGCGATACCGGGCGGGTGATGGCGCAGTTTCATGATCTCAACCGCATGTTTCAGGGCGCGGGCCTGAAGCTCAGGGGGCTGTCGCTGGAGGCCCGGGGCGCCTGGACGCTGGAGCTGGCCAATGGCATGCGGGTGGTGGTCGGCCGCGAGCGGGTTACGGAGCGGCTGGCACGATTTATTCAGATCTACCCACAGCGGCTTGCCGAGCACGCGGAGCAGATCGAACAGGTAGATATTCGGTATACCAACGGTGTGGCCGTCAAATGGCGTCCCAGGCCGGATACAGATGAGAAAGCGGGTTAG
- a CDS encoding D-alanine--D-alanine ligase, whose product MTDGGNTMASAVDFQISAAEAAGFGRVAVIMGGDSAERAVSLKSGAAVLSALSRAGVDAFGIDLYGESQELCPVTQLQAQPIDRAFLILHGRGGEDGVIQGVLEMLGIPYTGSGVEASALGMDKLRSKQLFVGAGLPTARFAVLSSADMLDEAERRLGYPVMVKPAHEGSSIGMSKVCDRAQFESALGEALRYDRSVIAEQWLTGAEFTVAVLEGAALPVIRLETPHEFYDYDAKYQANDTRYLFEHGLDDDQAASLQALACEAFAVIGCRGWGRIDVMQDAEGRFQLLEVNTAPGMTDHSLVPMAAQHAGISFEELVVRILRSAA is encoded by the coding sequence ATGACTGACGGGGGAAACACCATGGCAAGCGCTGTCGATTTTCAGATTTCCGCCGCCGAGGCTGCCGGTTTCGGACGTGTCGCGGTAATCATGGGAGGAGATTCCGCCGAGCGCGCGGTGTCGCTGAAAAGCGGTGCTGCGGTGCTGAGCGCCCTGTCCCGTGCCGGCGTCGATGCCTTTGGCATCGATCTCTATGGCGAAAGCCAGGAGCTGTGCCCGGTGACCCAACTGCAGGCACAGCCGATTGATCGGGCCTTTCTGATCCTGCATGGCCGTGGCGGCGAAGACGGCGTGATTCAGGGCGTACTGGAAATGCTCGGCATTCCCTACACCGGCAGCGGCGTTGAGGCCTCTGCACTGGGCATGGACAAGCTGCGCAGCAAGCAGCTGTTCGTCGGCGCCGGCCTGCCCACGGCGCGCTTTGCGGTGCTGTCGTCGGCGGACATGCTGGATGAGGCCGAGCGTCGCCTGGGCTACCCGGTGATGGTCAAGCCGGCTCACGAAGGCTCCAGCATCGGCATGAGCAAGGTGTGTGACCGCGCCCAGTTTGAAAGCGCACTGGGCGAAGCGCTCCGGTATGACCGCAGCGTTATCGCCGAGCAGTGGCTGACCGGTGCCGAATTCACCGTGGCGGTACTGGAGGGTGCGGCACTGCCGGTGATTCGTCTTGAAACACCACACGAATTTTACGACTACGACGCCAAATACCAAGCCAACGACACCCGCTACCTGTTCGAGCATGGTCTGGATGACGACCAGGCGGCGAGCTTGCAGGCACTGGCCTGCGAAGCCTTCGCGGTTATTGGCTGTCGTGGCTGGGGGCGCATCGATGTGATGCAGGATGCCGAGGGCCGCTTCCAGTTGCTGGAAGTCAACACGGCGCCCGGCATGACGGATCACAGCCTGGTGCCCATGGCGGCGCAGCACGCGGGTATCAGCTTTGAGGAGCTGGTGGTGCGAATTCTGCGGAGCGCTGCGTGA
- the murC gene encoding UDP-N-acetylmuramate--L-alanine ligase, with protein MHKSPTVFEVPEMRRIRSIHFVGIGGVGMCGIAEVLLNQGYAVTGSDIRVSATTARLESLGAGIFIGHAAEHVERADVVVTSTAVNEQNPEVMAARERRVPVIRRAEMLAELMRYRHGIAVAGTHGKTTTTSLIASVLAEGGLDPTFVIGGRLNSAGTNAKMGGSRYLVAEADESDASFLHLQPMVAIVTNIDADHMDTYEGDFNRLKKTFVDFLHNLPFYGLAVVCSDDEVVRDIIPEIGRPMLTYGFNDEADYRAVDVRQSGMCTRFRVQRPDGHADLEISLNMPGKHNVLNALATIAVATDEGIGDAAICRALEQFEGVGRRFQVLGELPVDGGSAMLVDDYGHHPREVQATIRAVRDGWPDRRLVMIYQPHRYSRTRDLYEDFVQVLTEVDTLLLMEVYAAGEEPITGADSRSLCRSIRQRGRVDPVYIENNEQVADVLRDILRPGDLLLTQGAGNITALAHELTSLSLTHD; from the coding sequence ATGCACAAGAGCCCGACAGTGTTTGAAGTTCCCGAAATGCGGCGTATTCGCAGCATCCATTTTGTCGGCATTGGCGGCGTGGGCATGTGCGGTATCGCCGAAGTGCTGCTCAACCAGGGGTATGCGGTAACCGGCTCCGATATCCGTGTGTCCGCCACCACCGCGCGGCTGGAGTCGCTGGGTGCCGGGATTTTCATCGGCCATGCGGCGGAGCATGTTGAACGGGCCGACGTGGTGGTGACCTCCACCGCGGTGAACGAGCAGAACCCTGAAGTCATGGCGGCGCGCGAACGTCGGGTACCGGTAATTCGCCGCGCCGAAATGCTGGCAGAGCTGATGCGCTATCGCCACGGCATCGCCGTGGCCGGCACCCATGGCAAGACCACCACCACGAGCCTGATCGCGTCGGTGCTGGCCGAGGGTGGGCTGGACCCGACTTTTGTTATTGGTGGCCGTCTCAACAGTGCCGGCACCAACGCCAAGATGGGCGGCAGCCGTTACCTGGTGGCTGAAGCGGATGAAAGCGATGCGTCCTTCCTGCACTTGCAGCCGATGGTGGCGATCGTCACCAATATCGACGCCGATCACATGGACACCTACGAGGGTGACTTCAATCGCCTGAAAAAGACCTTTGTCGATTTCCTGCATAACCTGCCGTTCTACGGTCTGGCGGTGGTCTGCAGCGATGATGAAGTGGTACGTGACATTATTCCCGAGATCGGTCGACCGATGCTGACCTACGGCTTTAACGACGAGGCGGATTACCGCGCTGTCGATGTCCGCCAGAGCGGTATGTGTACCCGTTTTCGGGTGCAGCGCCCGGACGGCCATGCCGACCTTGAAATCAGCCTCAACATGCCGGGCAAGCACAATGTGCTCAACGCCCTGGCGACCATCGCCGTGGCAACGGACGAGGGCATTGGTGATGCCGCCATCTGCCGCGCGCTGGAGCAGTTCGAAGGTGTGGGTCGTCGTTTCCAGGTGCTGGGTGAACTGCCTGTCGATGGCGGCAGCGCCATGCTGGTCGATGACTACGGCCATCACCCGCGGGAAGTGCAAGCCACCATCCGCGCCGTGCGCGATGGCTGGCCCGATCGCCGGCTGGTGATGATCTATCAGCCGCACCGCTACAGCCGTACCCGTGACCTGTACGAGGACTTCGTGCAGGTGCTGACCGAGGTTGACACCCTGCTGCTGATGGAAGTCTATGCCGCCGGTGAAGAGCCCATCACCGGTGCCGACAGCCGCAGCCTGTGCCGCAGTATCCGCCAGCGCGGGCGGGTCGATCCGGTCTATATCGAAAACAACGAGCAGGTGGCCGATGTACTGCGCGATATTCTGCGCCCCGGCGACCTGCTGCTGACCCAGGGGGCGGGCAATATCACGGCCCTGGCCCATGAACTGACTTCTCTGAGTCTGACCCATGACTGA